The Brachyhypopomus gauderio isolate BG-103 chromosome 12, BGAUD_0.2, whole genome shotgun sequence genome window below encodes:
- the ptprc gene encoding receptor-type tyrosine-protein phosphatase C isoform X15, with the protein MILLVIDTIATKLSPLTTSQHTVVSMDKSGNQTTSFTPSNTLQSLRTSTNMSVSPGDPSSTAPASTHPPSNSTPNIPAGTGDPSSTAPASTHPPSNSTPNTPVGTGDPSSTAPASTHPPSNSTPNIPAGTGDPSSTAPASTHPPSNSTPNTPVGTGDSLTTHPATTTPAPASTHPPSNSTPNTPVGTGDSLTTHPATTTPAPASTHPPSNSTPNTPVGTDTIATNLSPLTTSQHTVVSMDKTGNQTTSFTPSNTLQSLRTSTNMSVSPGDPSSTAPASTHPPSNSTPNIPAGTGDPSSTAPASTHPPSNSTPNTPVGTGDSLTTHPATTTPAPASTHPPSNSTPNTPVGTDNNTDTTSPLNSSHQHSQSTHETTIQTQPSQSPQLAAIHVPTDITSNKTSATTQPPSNSTLNTPASTETTDSSCNTVKINPTLPTHMPATKGNKEPSPANIDPVILSTPSTSPSTSHSTSTSTATSHSTSTATSPSTSTSTATSHSTSPSTATSPSTATSPSTAISPSTAISPSTATSPSPSTSPSTTTSTSPSLSTSPSTATSPSPSTSPSPALMTTQRGSSSKECQYSINAIYQENTKQYEVNVKVENKVQNQNYSVILKNSSGGTIQEMIFNGTVYNIPFSILKPCETYTVSLDHNCTAPDKNNTILTKPWIAELPVVNFTRNIESKFKWTNKPEECSETATFRCTFNENNEFNENQTVYLEPYRNDTCTVMYPSGNFTRNFSVSFTCDLNKSEANVTVNNKSIDVQWNLTSSNCDNTKFTYTVTCETSTQNKVVHKTCSEEIHSKKLCTVEGLTYDDKYKCKFKAMYDDRKINYEHEKEIKTPSGQPKIHGLQTKNLDDNNAFQVTFSIEWNGKPRECCLKLNIDKPICNDTKINNCSFNLMNLYYFTNYTITVYAKNAGNITSVSVFTSHSTRYNYNAVFGFLVILIIITSLALLFVMYKIFNLQRRQSREVYETDHLLPLENLLHVEPISGDALVETYRKKIADEGRLFMEEFQSIPRIFSNYTVKEAKKAENQTKNRYVDILPYDYNRVSLSSGGKHDYINASFIEGYKESNKYIAAQGPKEETVEDFWRMVWEQKSSIIVMVTRCEEGNKNKCAQYWPSMERETEIFEDFVVKIKLEEKCPDYIIRQLSLMNRKEKTAERDVTHIQFMSWPDHGVPGDPGLLLKLRRRVNSFKNIFSGPIVVHCSAGVGRTGTYIGIDAMIESLESEGRVDIYGYVAKLRRQRCLMVQVEAQYVLIHTALIEYNQFGETEIPLTDFHSAVHTLKQKEGNEPSLLELEYHKLPRFKHWRLSNTAGSEENKKKNRSSIVPYDYNRVLVKLEEEDSRNSDGDDEEEYSSDEDDETTTKYINASYVDGYWCPKSLITAQGPLDNTVEDFLRMLHQKQVPAVVMLSDCTENDKEFCIQYWAEEKRSFGEMEVEVKETESTPTYIRRHLQIRNTKGKESLMTEQYHFLKWAGHELPANPLDLIDMMRSIRLKVGPGNNANAPIVVHCNDGSSRSGIFCTLWKLLDSADTEKLVDVFQMAKSMRKERLGMFTTLEQYQFLYEALQAAFPVQNGEVKKTIPSHDTVQVINEENGTTNAGQKEAAKSQTPENQAVAPPENQAVTPPENQAVTPPENQAVTPPENQAVTPPENQAVEKPDTASPSSEEGSSESSSVPEKAPSESTTNGPSVNVDI; encoded by the exons ATGATTCTTCTGGTCATAGACACAATTGCAACCAAACTTTctccactcaccacctcacaaCACACAGTTGTATCCATGGATAAATCAGGAAATCAGACTACATCCTTTACTCCATCTAATACCTTACAATCACTGCGTACATCAACAAACATGAGTGTTTCACCTg GTGACCCCTCAAGTACGGCCCCTGCttccacacatccaccctcaaacaGCACTCCCAACATCCCTGCCGGTACAG GTGACCCCTCAAGTACGGCCCCTGCttccacacatccaccctcaaacaGCACTCCCAACACCCCTGTCGGTACAG GTGACCCCTCAAGTACGGCCCCTGCttccacacatccaccctcaaacaGCACTCCCAACATCCCTGCCGGTACAG GTGACCCCTCAAGTACGGCCCCTGCttccacacatccaccctcaaacaGCACTCCCAACACCCCTGTCGGTACAG GTGACTCCTTAACCACACATCCTGCTACCACTACTCCTGCCCCTGCttccacacatccaccctcaaacaGCACTCCCAACACCCCTGTCGGTACAG GTGACTCCTTAACCACACATCCTGCTACCACTACTCCTGCCCCTGCttccacacatccaccctcaaacaGCACTCCCAACACCCCTGTCGGTACAG ACACAATTGCAACCAACCTTTctccactcaccacctcacaaCACACAGTTGTATCCATGGATAAAACAGGAAATCAGACTACATCCTTTACTCCATCTAATACCTTACAATCACTGCGTACATCAACAAACATGAGTGTTTCACCTg GTGACCCCTCAAGTACGGCCCCTGCttccacacatccaccctcaaacaGCACTCCCAACATCCCTGCCGGTACAG GTGACCCCTCAAGTACGGCCCCTGCttccacacatccaccctcaaacaGCACTCCCAACACCCCTGTCGGTACAG GTGACTCCTTAACCACACATCCTGCTACCACTACTCCTGCCCCTGCttccacacatccaccctcaaacaGCACTCCCAACACCCCTGTCGGTACAG ACAACAATACAGACACCACTTCTCCACTCAACTCCTCACACCAACACTCACAAAGCACTCATGAAACAACAATCCAGACTCAACCCTCACAATCACCGCAATTAGCAGCCATACATGTCCCTACAG ATATCACCTCAAACAAGACCTCTGCTACCACACAGCCACCCTCAAACAGCACTCTCAACACCCCTGCCAGTACAG AGACCACTGACTCCTCATGCAACACAGTCAAAATTAACCCCACCTtacccacacacatgcctgcCACAAAAGGTAACAAAG AGCCCTCACCCGCAAACATTGACCCAGTGATCCTTAGCACACCCTCAACCTCACCCTCAACCTCACACTCAACCTCAACCTCAACCGCAACCTCACACTCAACCTCAACCGCAACCTCACCCTCAACCTCAACCTCAACCGCAACCTCACACTCAACCTCACCCTCAACCGCAACCTCACCCTCAACCGCAACCTCACCCTCAACCGCAATCTCACCCTCAACCGCAATCTCACCCTCAACCgcaacctcaccctcaccctcaacctcaccctcaaccacaacctcaacctcaccctcactctcaacctcaccctcaactgcaacctcaccctcaccctcaacctcaccctcacctgcACTCATGACTACCCAAAGAG GTTCTTCCTCCAAAGAAT GTCAATACAGTATCAATGCAATATATCAGGAAAATACAAAGCAATATGAAGTGAATGTTAAAGTGGAAAATAAAGTGCAAAATCAAAACTACTCTGTGATACTAAAGAACAGTTCTGGTGGGACCATTCAAGAAATGATTTTCAATGGGACTGTTTACAATATACCATTTAGTATATTGAAGCCTTGCGAAACATATACTGTCAGTTTGGACCATAACTGTACAGCACCGGATAAGAACAACACGATCCTGACCAAACCCTGGA TTGCAGAGCTGCCTGTTGTCAATTTTACCAGAAACATAGAATCCAAGTTTAAGTGGACAAACAAGCCTGAAGAATGCAGTGAAACGGCCACGTTCAGATGCACCTTCAACG aaaaCAATGAATTTAATGAAAATCAAACTGTTTATTTGGAGCCTTACCGTAATGACACATGTACTGTGATGTACCCTTCTGGGAATTTCACCCGGAATTTTTCAGTTAGTTTTACATGTG ATTTGAACAAAAGTGAAGCGAACGTGACAGTAAATAACAAAAGTATTGATGTACAATGGAATTTAACAAGCTCAAATTGTGACAATACAAAGTTTACCTATACTGTTACATGTGAAACATCCACACAAAATAAAG TAGTCCATAAAACATGCTCTGAAGAGATCCACTCTAAGAAGCTTTGTACTGTCGAAGGACTGACATACGATGACAAATACAAATGCAAATTCAAGGCAATGTATGATGACAGGAAAATAAATTATGAGCATGAAAAGGAAATTAAAACACCGTCTGGAC agCCTAAAATTCATGGATTACAAACAAAGAATCTGGATGACAATAATGCCTTTCAAGTGACATTTTCCATTGAATGGAATGGGAAACCAAGGGAATGCTGTCTTAAGCTCAACATAGACAAGCCGATATGTAATGATACAAAGATTAATAATTGTTCCTTCAATTTAATGAACCTCTACTACTTTACAAACTATACAATTACG GTCTATGCTAAAAATGCCGGAAATATTACAAGTGTTTCTGTTTTTACAAGCCATTCAACTAGAT ACAATTATAATGCTGTTTTTGGATTCCTGGTCATCCTCATTATTATCACATCTCTTGCCCTCCTGTTCGTCATGTACAAAATCTTTAATCTTCAGAGGAGGCAGTCAAG AGAAGTTTATGAGACGGATCACCTTCTTCCTCTAG AAAACCTGCTCCATGTGGAACCCATCAGTGGTGACGCTCTGGTGGAGACTTACAGGAAGAAGATCGCTGATGAAGGACGCTTGTTCATGGAGGAGTTCCAG AGCATTCCACGAATCTTCTCAAATTACACCGTCAAAGAGGCCAAGAAAGCAGAGAACCAAACAAAGAACCGCTATGTGGACATTCTCCCCT ATGACTATAATCGCGTCTCCCTCTCTAGTGGAGGAAAACATGACTACATTAATGCCAGTTTTATTGAG GGTTACAAGGAGTCCAACAAGTACATAGCGGCCCAGG GTCCCAAGGAGGAGACAGTGGAAGATTTTTGGAGAATGGTTTGGGAGCAAAAGTCATCTATCATCGTCATGGTTACCCGCTGCGAGGAAGGGAACAAG AACAAATGTGCTCAGTACTGGCCATCGATGGAGAGGGAAACGGAGATTTTTGAAGACTTTGTTGTGAAGATCAAGCTCGAGGAAAAGTGCCCGGACTACATCATACGACAACTCAGCCTGATGAAT CGTAAAGAGAAGACAGCAGAGCGTGATGTCACACATATCCAGTTCATGAGCTGGCCCGACCACGGCGTGCCCGGCGACCCCGGTCTGCTGCTCAAACTGCGCCGGAGGGTCAACTCCTTCAAAAACATCTTCAGTGGCCCCATCGTTGTCCACTGCAG TGCCGGGGTGGGCCGCACCGGCACCTACATCGGCATCGACGCCATGATAGAGAGTCTGGAGTCCGAGGGCCGTGTGGATATCTACGGCTACGTGGCCAAACTGCGTCGCCAGAGGTGCCTCATGGTTCAAGTGGAG GCACAGTACGTCCTCATCCACACTGCGCTGATCGAGTACAACCAGTTTGGTGAGACGGAGATCCCACTGACTGACTTTCATTCAGCGGTCCACACTCTGAAACAGAAGGAAGGCAACGAGCCCAGTCTGCTGGAACTAGAGTATCAT AAACTGCCGAGGTTTAAACACTGGAGGTTATCAAACACAGCAGGCTCTGAGGAGAACAAGAAGAAGAATCGTTCCTCTATCGTTCCAT ATGACTACAACAGAGTGCTGGTGAAACTGGAGGAAGAAGATAGCCGGAACAGCGATGGCGATGATGAGGAGGAATATTCCTCCGACGAAGATGACGAAACGACCACCAAATACATCAATGCCTCTTACGTGGAT GGCTACTGGTGTCCAAAGAGCCTCATCACTGCGCAGGGCCCTCTGGACAATACAGTCGAGGACTTCCTGCGGATGCTCCACCAGAAACAGGTTCCAGCTGTGGTCATGCTCTCAGACTGCACGGAAAACGACAAG GAGTTCTGCATTCAGTACTGGGCGGAGGAGAAGAGATCGtttggagagatggaggtggaggtcaaAGAGACTGAAAGTACGCCTACATACATCAGACGTCATCTACAGATACGGAACACAAAG GGCAAAGAGAGTCTCATGACAGAGCAGTACCACTTCCTGAAATGGGCGGGGCATGAGCTACCAGCCAACCCTCTCGACTTGATTGACATGATGAGGAGCATTAGGCTGAAAGTTGGTCCTGGCAACAACGCAAACGCCCCCATTGTGGTTCACTGCAA TGACGGTTCCTCGCGTTCTGGAATCTTCTGCACACTGTGGAAGCTTCTGGACAGTGCGGACACGGAGAAGCTGGTGGACGTCTTTCAGATGGCGAAATCCATGCGCAAGGAACGTCTGGGCATGTTCACCACGCTG GAGCAGTACCAGTTCCTCTATGAAGCTCTCCAGGCAGCTTTCCCTGTGCAGAACGGCGAGGTGAAGAAGACCATACCCTCTCATGACACTGTGCAGGTCATCAATGAAGAGAATGGTACTACCAATGCAGGCCAGAAGGAGGCAGCAAAGAGCCAGACTCCTGAGAACCAAGCAGTCGCTCCTCCTGAGAACCAAGCTGTTACTCCTCCTGAGAACCAGGCTGTTACTCCTCCTGAGAACCAGGCAGTTACTCCTCCTGAGAACCAGGCAGTTACTCCTCCTGAGAACCAGGCAGTTGAGAAACCAGACACTGCCTCACCATCGTCTGAAGAGGGCAGCAGTGAATCAAGCTCCGTACCAGAGAAAGCCCCCAGTGAAAGTACCACCAATGGCCCCTCTGTTAATGTAGACATATAA
- the ptprc gene encoding receptor-type tyrosine-protein phosphatase C isoform X22, with protein sequence MILLVIDTIATKLSPLTTSQHTVVSMDKSGNQTTSFTPSNTLQSLRTSTNMSVSPGDPSSTAPASTHPPSNSTPNIPAGTGDPSSTAPASTHPPSNSTPNTPVGTGDPSSTAPASTHPPSNSTPNIPAGTGDPSSTAPASTHPPSNSTPNTPVGTDTIATNLSPLTTSQHTVVSMDKTGNQTTSFTPSNTLQSLRTSTNMSVSPGDPSSTAPASTHPPSNSTPNTPVGTGDSLTTHPATTTPAPASTHPPSNSTPNTPVGTGDSLTTHPATTTPAPASTHPPSNSTPNTPVGDPSSTAPASTHPPSNSTPNIPAGDSLTTHPATTTPAPASTHPPSNSTPNTPVGTDNNTDTTSPLNSSHQHSQSTHETTIQTQPSQSPQLAAIHVPTDITSNKTSATTQPPSNSTLNTPASTETTDSSCNTVKINPTLPTHMPATKGNKEPSPANIDPVILSTPSTSPSTSHSTSTSTATSHSTSTATSPSTSTSTATSHSTSPSTATSPSTATSPSTAISPSTAISPSTATSPSPSTSPSTTTSTSPSLSTSPSTATSPSPSTSPSPALMTTQRGSSSKECQYSINAIYQENTKQYEVNVKVENKVQNQNYSVILKNSSGGTIQEMIFNGTVYNIPFSILKPCETYTVSLDHNCTAPDKNNTILTKPWIAELPVVNFTRNIESKFKWTNKPEECSETATFRCTFNENNEFNENQTVYLEPYRNDTCTVMYPSGNFTRNFSVSFTCDLNKSEANVTVNNKSIDVQWNLTSSNCDNTKFTYTVTCETSTQNKVVHKTCSEEIHSKKLCTVEGLTYDDKYKCKFKAMYDDRKINYEHEKEIKTPSGQPKIHGLQTKNLDDNNAFQVTFSIEWNGKPRECCLKLNIDKPICNDTKINNCSFNLMNLYYFTNYTITVYAKNAGNITSVSVFTSHSTRYNYNAVFGFLVILIIITSLALLFVMYKIFNLQRRQSREVYETDHLLPLENLLHVEPISGDALVETYRKKIADEGRLFMEEFQSIPRIFSNYTVKEAKKAENQTKNRYVDILPYDYNRVSLSSGGKHDYINASFIEGYKESNKYIAAQGPKEETVEDFWRMVWEQKSSIIVMVTRCEEGNKNKCAQYWPSMERETEIFEDFVVKIKLEEKCPDYIIRQLSLMNRKEKTAERDVTHIQFMSWPDHGVPGDPGLLLKLRRRVNSFKNIFSGPIVVHCSAGVGRTGTYIGIDAMIESLESEGRVDIYGYVAKLRRQRCLMVQVEAQYVLIHTALIEYNQFGETEIPLTDFHSAVHTLKQKEGNEPSLLELEYHKLPRFKHWRLSNTAGSEENKKKNRSSIVPYDYNRVLVKLEEEDSRNSDGDDEEEYSSDEDDETTTKYINASYVDGYWCPKSLITAQGPLDNTVEDFLRMLHQKQVPAVVMLSDCTENDKEFCIQYWAEEKRSFGEMEVEVKETESTPTYIRRHLQIRNTKGKESLMTEQYHFLKWAGHELPANPLDLIDMMRSIRLKVGPGNNANAPIVVHCNDGSSRSGIFCTLWKLLDSADTEKLVDVFQMAKSMRKERLGMFTTLEQYQFLYEALQAAFPVQNGEVKKTIPSHDTVQVINEENGTTNAGQKEAAKSQTPENQAVAPPENQAVTPPENQAVTPPENQAVTPPENQAVTPPENQAVEKPDTASPSSEEGSSESSSVPEKAPSESTTNGPSVNVDI encoded by the exons ATGATTCTTCTGGTCATAGACACAATTGCAACCAAACTTTctccactcaccacctcacaaCACACAGTTGTATCCATGGATAAATCAGGAAATCAGACTACATCCTTTACTCCATCTAATACCTTACAATCACTGCGTACATCAACAAACATGAGTGTTTCACCTg GTGACCCCTCAAGTACGGCCCCTGCttccacacatccaccctcaaacaGCACTCCCAACATCCCTGCCGGTACAG GTGACCCCTCAAGTACGGCCCCTGCttccacacatccaccctcaaacaGCACTCCCAACACCCCTGTCGGTACAG GTGACCCCTCAAGTACGGCCCCTGCttccacacatccaccctcaaacaGCACTCCCAACATCCCTGCCGGTACAG GTGACCCCTCAAGTACGGCCCCTGCttccacacatccaccctcaaacaGCACTCCCAACACCCCTGTCGGTACAG ACACAATTGCAACCAACCTTTctccactcaccacctcacaaCACACAGTTGTATCCATGGATAAAACAGGAAATCAGACTACATCCTTTACTCCATCTAATACCTTACAATCACTGCGTACATCAACAAACATGAGTGTTTCACCTg GTGACCCCTCAAGTACGGCCCCTGCttccacacatccaccctcaaacaGCACTCCCAACACCCCTGTCGGTACAG GTGACTCCTTAACCACACATCCTGCTACCACTACTCCTGCCCCTGCttccacacatccaccctcaaacaGCACTCCCAACACCCCTGTCGGTACAG GTGACTCCTTAACCACACATCCTGCTACCACTACTCCTGCCCCTGCttccacacatccaccctcaaacaGCACTCCCAACACCCCTGTCG GTGACCCCTCAAGTACGGCCCCTGCttccacacatccaccctcaaacaGCACTCCCAACATCCCTGCCG GTGACTCCTTAACCACACATCCTGCTACCACTACTCCTGCCCCTGCttccacacatccaccctcaaacaGCACTCCCAACACCCCTGTCGGTACAG ACAACAATACAGACACCACTTCTCCACTCAACTCCTCACACCAACACTCACAAAGCACTCATGAAACAACAATCCAGACTCAACCCTCACAATCACCGCAATTAGCAGCCATACATGTCCCTACAG ATATCACCTCAAACAAGACCTCTGCTACCACACAGCCACCCTCAAACAGCACTCTCAACACCCCTGCCAGTACAG AGACCACTGACTCCTCATGCAACACAGTCAAAATTAACCCCACCTtacccacacacatgcctgcCACAAAAGGTAACAAAG AGCCCTCACCCGCAAACATTGACCCAGTGATCCTTAGCACACCCTCAACCTCACCCTCAACCTCACACTCAACCTCAACCTCAACCGCAACCTCACACTCAACCTCAACCGCAACCTCACCCTCAACCTCAACCTCAACCGCAACCTCACACTCAACCTCACCCTCAACCGCAACCTCACCCTCAACCGCAACCTCACCCTCAACCGCAATCTCACCCTCAACCGCAATCTCACCCTCAACCgcaacctcaccctcaccctcaacctcaccctcaaccacaacctcaacctcaccctcactctcaacctcaccctcaactgcaacctcaccctcaccctcaacctcaccctcacctgcACTCATGACTACCCAAAGAG GTTCTTCCTCCAAAGAAT GTCAATACAGTATCAATGCAATATATCAGGAAAATACAAAGCAATATGAAGTGAATGTTAAAGTGGAAAATAAAGTGCAAAATCAAAACTACTCTGTGATACTAAAGAACAGTTCTGGTGGGACCATTCAAGAAATGATTTTCAATGGGACTGTTTACAATATACCATTTAGTATATTGAAGCCTTGCGAAACATATACTGTCAGTTTGGACCATAACTGTACAGCACCGGATAAGAACAACACGATCCTGACCAAACCCTGGA TTGCAGAGCTGCCTGTTGTCAATTTTACCAGAAACATAGAATCCAAGTTTAAGTGGACAAACAAGCCTGAAGAATGCAGTGAAACGGCCACGTTCAGATGCACCTTCAACG aaaaCAATGAATTTAATGAAAATCAAACTGTTTATTTGGAGCCTTACCGTAATGACACATGTACTGTGATGTACCCTTCTGGGAATTTCACCCGGAATTTTTCAGTTAGTTTTACATGTG ATTTGAACAAAAGTGAAGCGAACGTGACAGTAAATAACAAAAGTATTGATGTACAATGGAATTTAACAAGCTCAAATTGTGACAATACAAAGTTTACCTATACTGTTACATGTGAAACATCCACACAAAATAAAG TAGTCCATAAAACATGCTCTGAAGAGATCCACTCTAAGAAGCTTTGTACTGTCGAAGGACTGACATACGATGACAAATACAAATGCAAATTCAAGGCAATGTATGATGACAGGAAAATAAATTATGAGCATGAAAAGGAAATTAAAACACCGTCTGGAC agCCTAAAATTCATGGATTACAAACAAAGAATCTGGATGACAATAATGCCTTTCAAGTGACATTTTCCATTGAATGGAATGGGAAACCAAGGGAATGCTGTCTTAAGCTCAACATAGACAAGCCGATATGTAATGATACAAAGATTAATAATTGTTCCTTCAATTTAATGAACCTCTACTACTTTACAAACTATACAATTACG GTCTATGCTAAAAATGCCGGAAATATTACAAGTGTTTCTGTTTTTACAAGCCATTCAACTAGAT ACAATTATAATGCTGTTTTTGGATTCCTGGTCATCCTCATTATTATCACATCTCTTGCCCTCCTGTTCGTCATGTACAAAATCTTTAATCTTCAGAGGAGGCAGTCAAG AGAAGTTTATGAGACGGATCACCTTCTTCCTCTAG AAAACCTGCTCCATGTGGAACCCATCAGTGGTGACGCTCTGGTGGAGACTTACAGGAAGAAGATCGCTGATGAAGGACGCTTGTTCATGGAGGAGTTCCAG AGCATTCCACGAATCTTCTCAAATTACACCGTCAAAGAGGCCAAGAAAGCAGAGAACCAAACAAAGAACCGCTATGTGGACATTCTCCCCT ATGACTATAATCGCGTCTCCCTCTCTAGTGGAGGAAAACATGACTACATTAATGCCAGTTTTATTGAG GGTTACAAGGAGTCCAACAAGTACATAGCGGCCCAGG GTCCCAAGGAGGAGACAGTGGAAGATTTTTGGAGAATGGTTTGGGAGCAAAAGTCATCTATCATCGTCATGGTTACCCGCTGCGAGGAAGGGAACAAG AACAAATGTGCTCAGTACTGGCCATCGATGGAGAGGGAAACGGAGATTTTTGAAGACTTTGTTGTGAAGATCAAGCTCGAGGAAAAGTGCCCGGACTACATCATACGACAACTCAGCCTGATGAAT CGTAAAGAGAAGACAGCAGAGCGTGATGTCACACATATCCAGTTCATGAGCTGGCCCGACCACGGCGTGCCCGGCGACCCCGGTCTGCTGCTCAAACTGCGCCGGAGGGTCAACTCCTTCAAAAACATCTTCAGTGGCCCCATCGTTGTCCACTGCAG TGCCGGGGTGGGCCGCACCGGCACCTACATCGGCATCGACGCCATGATAGAGAGTCTGGAGTCCGAGGGCCGTGTGGATATCTACGGCTACGTGGCCAAACTGCGTCGCCAGAGGTGCCTCATGGTTCAAGTGGAG GCACAGTACGTCCTCATCCACACTGCGCTGATCGAGTACAACCAGTTTGGTGAGACGGAGATCCCACTGACTGACTTTCATTCAGCGGTCCACACTCTGAAACAGAAGGAAGGCAACGAGCCCAGTCTGCTGGAACTAGAGTATCAT AAACTGCCGAGGTTTAAACACTGGAGGTTATCAAACACAGCAGGCTCTGAGGAGAACAAGAAGAAGAATCGTTCCTCTATCGTTCCAT ATGACTACAACAGAGTGCTGGTGAAACTGGAGGAAGAAGATAGCCGGAACAGCGATGGCGATGATGAGGAGGAATATTCCTCCGACGAAGATGACGAAACGACCACCAAATACATCAATGCCTCTTACGTGGAT GGCTACTGGTGTCCAAAGAGCCTCATCACTGCGCAGGGCCCTCTGGACAATACAGTCGAGGACTTCCTGCGGATGCTCCACCAGAAACAGGTTCCAGCTGTGGTCATGCTCTCAGACTGCACGGAAAACGACAAG GAGTTCTGCATTCAGTACTGGGCGGAGGAGAAGAGATCGtttggagagatggaggtggaggtcaaAGAGACTGAAAGTACGCCTACATACATCAGACGTCATCTACAGATACGGAACACAAAG GGCAAAGAGAGTCTCATGACAGAGCAGTACCACTTCCTGAAATGGGCGGGGCATGAGCTACCAGCCAACCCTCTCGACTTGATTGACATGATGAGGAGCATTAGGCTGAAAGTTGGTCCTGGCAACAACGCAAACGCCCCCATTGTGGTTCACTGCAA TGACGGTTCCTCGCGTTCTGGAATCTTCTGCACACTGTGGAAGCTTCTGGACAGTGCGGACACGGAGAAGCTGGTGGACGTCTTTCAGATGGCGAAATCCATGCGCAAGGAACGTCTGGGCATGTTCACCACGCTG GAGCAGTACCAGTTCCTCTATGAAGCTCTCCAGGCAGCTTTCCCTGTGCAGAACGGCGAGGTGAAGAAGACCATACCCTCTCATGACACTGTGCAGGTCATCAATGAAGAGAATGGTACTACCAATGCAGGCCAGAAGGAGGCAGCAAAGAGCCAGACTCCTGAGAACCAAGCAGTCGCTCCTCCTGAGAACCAAGCTGTTACTCCTCCTGAGAACCAGGCTGTTACTCCTCCTGAGAACCAGGCAGTTACTCCTCCTGAGAACCAGGCAGTTACTCCTCCTGAGAACCAGGCAGTTGAGAAACCAGACACTGCCTCACCATCGTCTGAAGAGGGCAGCAGTGAATCAAGCTCCGTACCAGAGAAAGCCCCCAGTGAAAGTACCACCAATGGCCCCTCTGTTAATGTAGACATATAA